One window from the genome of Pseudoalteromonas sp. '520P1 No. 423' encodes:
- a CDS encoding OmpA family protein, giving the protein MKLNKLASSIALGFLILTSTTLSAEEANKEGFYVGAFGEYYWADWDEVESSNTIDLGESLGGGIEFGYRFTQEWSARIEYALHSFNIEDEDSHKKIEYYGGALLYHIGDNGLYGVAGLKHMNSYRAVNMGNLGLGMRHYLADNLAVSGEVNWYEGLNETHTDISLKLGINYFFGQSNNSYTPKKAAPAQVTQVAAPEKPVDSDKDGVFDVNDNCANSPVEYAVDLKGCTVYEDKQVSVHLLVNFSNDNSDVNSQYLSDIKDVADFLNEFEQSSVRLEGHTSAQGNAAYNQKLSEQRAKAVGEVLSSKYQIDEHRISTVGFGETRLINKMNTVEAHAQNRRVVANISTTQRLPVKR; this is encoded by the coding sequence ATGAAACTTAATAAATTAGCAAGTAGCATTGCATTAGGTTTTTTAATTTTAACAAGTACGACTTTATCTGCTGAAGAAGCAAATAAGGAAGGCTTTTATGTTGGTGCTTTTGGTGAGTATTACTGGGCTGATTGGGATGAAGTAGAGTCATCTAATACAATTGATTTAGGTGAGTCGTTAGGTGGTGGTATTGAGTTTGGCTATAGATTTACGCAAGAGTGGTCTGCAAGAATTGAATATGCGTTACATAGTTTTAATATTGAAGATGAAGATAGCCATAAAAAAATAGAATACTATGGCGGTGCACTTTTATACCACATTGGTGATAACGGCCTTTATGGTGTAGCAGGCTTAAAGCACATGAATTCATACCGCGCTGTTAATATGGGTAACCTTGGCTTAGGTATGCGTCATTACTTAGCTGATAATCTTGCGGTTTCTGGTGAAGTAAATTGGTATGAAGGTTTAAATGAAACTCACACAGATATTTCATTAAAATTAGGAATAAATTACTTTTTTGGGCAAAGTAACAATAGCTACACCCCTAAAAAAGCAGCACCAGCTCAAGTGACTCAAGTTGCGGCACCAGAAAAGCCTGTTGATTCTGATAAAGATGGCGTATTTGATGTAAATGATAATTGTGCTAACTCACCTGTTGAATATGCTGTAGATTTAAAAGGTTGTACAGTATATGAAGATAAGCAAGTATCAGTACATTTATTAGTTAATTTCAGTAATGATAATTCAGATGTAAATTCGCAATACTTAAGTGATATAAAAGATGTTGCAGACTTTTTAAATGAATTTGAACAAAGCAGTGTGAGATTAGAAGGTCATACTTCTGCTCAAGGTAATGCAGCTTACAATCAAAAATTGTCGGAACAGCGTGCTAAAGCTGTAGGTGAAGTTTTAAGTTCAAAATATCAGATTGATGAACATAGAATATCAACAGTTGGTTTTGGTGAAACACGTTTAATTAATAAAATGAATACTGTTGAAGCCCATGCTCAAAATAGACGTGTGGTTGCAAATATAAGTACAACTCAGCGTTTACCGGTAAAACGTTAA
- a CDS encoding prepilin-type N-terminal cleavage/methylation domain-containing protein has translation MPSNIKCKPVGSDLSAQSSAPISAFNAEFINTTYRQSLLHCSSTDIHVSKVPSKILNTSRSGGFTLVELILVIIILGIVSIGTVQYLSLGAQIYAEATERDEAVAQSRFMLARLTRELRHAAPNSVRLSCSVDNLACSVNQCLEFVPFKASTIYTGNITDNPIIIVDPQNTAAPNDWLNVYALNANDVYDTSNNKRVQLRTISDGTPASLDNWTINPSLAIESPTKRVYVLEQPVSFCIVSSQLFRYEGYAFSTNQNTPNASNEIGGIKGVLLGGLIQNSISKTAFFSYNTASLTRNSVVNIRSEMGFNDSETVSFNHEIHLPNVP, from the coding sequence ATGCCCTCTAATATTAAATGTAAACCCGTAGGCTCGGATTTATCCGCGCAAAGTAGCGCTCCGATTTCAGCTTTTAATGCAGAGTTCATAAACACGACTTATCGGCAATCGCTCCTGCATTGCTCTAGTACTGACATCCATGTCAGCAAAGTCCCGTCTAAGATTTTAAATACAAGTCGCTCGGGTGGTTTCACTTTAGTTGAATTAATTTTAGTGATTATTATTTTAGGCATTGTAAGCATAGGAACAGTGCAATATCTCTCACTAGGTGCACAAATTTATGCAGAAGCAACAGAACGAGATGAAGCGGTAGCCCAGTCTCGTTTCATGTTGGCGAGGTTAACAAGAGAGCTACGTCATGCTGCACCTAATTCTGTCCGTTTAAGTTGCTCAGTTGATAATCTTGCTTGTAGTGTCAATCAATGCTTAGAGTTTGTACCATTTAAGGCGAGTACTATTTATACTGGTAATATCACAGATAACCCTATTATAATTGTAGATCCACAAAATACTGCAGCCCCCAACGATTGGTTAAATGTTTACGCTTTAAATGCCAATGATGTATACGATACGAGCAATAATAAAAGAGTTCAACTAAGAACGATATCTGATGGTACCCCAGCAAGTTTAGATAACTGGACTATTAATCCTTCTTTAGCTATAGAGTCACCTACTAAAAGGGTTTATGTATTAGAACAGCCCGTTAGTTTTTGCATTGTTTCATCGCAATTATTTAGATACGAAGGATATGCTTTTAGCACTAATCAAAATACACCTAATGCAAGTAATGAAATAGGTGGGATAAAAGGTGTATTATTAGGAGGGTTGATTCAAAATTCAATCTCTAAGACTGCTTTTTTTAGTTATAATACTGCAAGTCTTACACGTAACTCTGTTGTGAATATTCGTAGTGAAATGGGGTTTAATGATTCTGAAACCGTGTCCTTTAACCATGAAATTCATTTACCTAACGTACCATGA
- a CDS encoding prepilin-type N-terminal cleavage/methylation domain-containing protein, producing the protein MAVNNDIKRTPVGGDLSAQVIEEILPFNANFKHATKVPPTKEKGFTLIELILGMVVLAIVMTIMTGLLAPQARQSADPVVQIRATELGQALMNEILGKSFDENSDRSPPWTRCGENGVTCTETDDFGADCLDNAITAPNCTGSSLQTRVNYNDVDDYHDLTLNDSDFKNSLEEDVSDYYKDFTAEITVVYDDDFDGTNSDTNKIAKLITVKITASNNEVYGFSAYKGNY; encoded by the coding sequence ATGGCTGTTAATAATGATATAAAAAGAACACCCGTAGGCGGGGATTTATCCGCGCAAGTCATAGAAGAAATTTTACCTTTTAATGCAAATTTTAAACACGCGACTAAAGTCCCGCCTACAAAAGAAAAAGGCTTCACTTTAATAGAACTCATATTAGGCATGGTGGTATTGGCAATTGTAATGACCATTATGACTGGTTTATTAGCACCACAAGCGAGGCAAAGTGCAGATCCCGTTGTGCAGATCAGAGCAACAGAATTAGGCCAAGCTTTAATGAATGAAATACTTGGTAAATCGTTTGATGAAAATTCAGATCGTAGCCCGCCTTGGACTCGCTGTGGTGAAAATGGAGTGACTTGTACAGAAACTGATGATTTTGGTGCGGATTGTTTAGATAATGCGATAACAGCACCAAATTGCACAGGCTCTAGCTTACAGACTCGAGTCAATTATAATGATGTAGATGATTATCATGATTTAACCTTGAATGACTCTGATTTTAAAAATAGTTTAGAAGAAGATGTATCTGATTATTATAAGGATTTTACAGCTGAAATTACGGTTGTATATGATGATGATTTTGATGGTACAAATTCAGATACGAATAAAATAGCGAAATTAATCACAGTTAAAATCACAGCAAGCAATAATGAAGTTTATGGGTTCTCTGCTTACAAGGGGAATTATTAA
- a CDS encoding DUF6701 domain-containing protein — protein MYKKQIVKLFISYICLLFISFTAVALPKCVEVFPGGVATFDNSDVILRNKVKINDNNNGQIITQNLTISAGNGNGNQPKCDSVTCYKSNSDAISSDDSLSIPSIINDGSTTTLPTNLNGDYFIQSQQVNMLTNYTVSGPTRIFIESGIVGLDANLTITGRVNNNGSPSDLLIYIKGNLSTASNAKVFGYVYLSNYAVLGSKTKITGALTTGGGADLGNQSVVNYITPPDLLSGVCGNTFTEYRFDETNFSGVDAILDSSGNNLHATATNVQPVDGLLCNAADFSANSINDYITLNPSAMNGLSDFSVVIWGKSNSSQDSSILSGARDSSAQGTNEAVFYFDNNNEFWPSITTSFFDTGTQLGSTVNMNNGDWHQLVWTRKANTAQSCFYFDGVNQGCVTHSDGDDNDALQIASLILGQEQDDFEGGFDLNQDWEGLLDELIIFDSVLTTTQINDIKTNIEAGNNWNGSTRSCGSLPVAEYRFDELDWNGSAGDVKDSSGNDLHLTSYNASTENTSPVISGTPGFCRYGEFNGINSYLQITTPSSLVGFADEFSVTTWINIDAIPSSGLKSILSKDSNYEFHVNSSGEIFWWWGGGSRSLTTSGANITPGQWHHLAIVYKNGEQHIYVDGVSKATRNTTGTLTLDNDPLQIGQDQGFPGRYFNGSIDEIRIFDKYLTQADVAAIMADTRDCGSVIDHYRIEHDGAGLTCEAETITIKACEDSSCTNLYGSSTTLDFKADGVTQSTPTFSGSTTVSLSQTTIDTLTLSVANETVAASNPLVCINSGSGADCDIAFADAGFKFLYGAANTSTIPTQIAGIDFNTPTDKLKLQAVKDDNGVCTGLFTGNVNIDLAQQSILPGNASTLEFKVNDINIGKNDSSLVSNYTNIQLNFGTDSIATIPTPLYKDAGQIKLHAKYNVGGVSLVGSTDNDFWVRPDKLIVTAKNEIPQELNGSSALSNIVHTAGEDFTLNVSAVNSDGDATPNYSPGQIEFKLTRTGPTLGIVEGSLTYATSSTINTKLAASAQYQNVSLTSFSFGTSTFSEAKYNEVGLLNLDIRDSNYGDDSILVDGDAINIGRFIPDHFTRLTSKTKVKCSSFNYMEQPFKVNYDIAARSLNGTNITQNYIGDFAKGVVSLHIENEGANYKNAEYFGSRLSVQAPSPTWALGHTILTGDDTATLAKAATPDGHFNMADIIMTIIDSDGVEFIADDLDQNPTLPNPSVYTGTKLGSTIDLRYGRLILENSYGSELEDILVPLKAEYWDYITNEFKYNTLDGCTGYLQANLNPLAPNGSHVVLGVDGTLTSGGYPTGFGLSLEKSNVVKSVEVEYSVPAYLQFDWKGDSSQLNPRATIQFGRYRGNDRVIYWREQ, from the coding sequence ATGTATAAAAAACAAATAGTTAAGTTATTCATTTCATATATTTGCTTACTGTTTATTTCTTTTACAGCAGTGGCACTGCCTAAGTGTGTAGAGGTATTTCCTGGTGGAGTAGCCACTTTTGATAATAGTGACGTTATTTTAAGAAATAAAGTTAAAATAAATGATAACAATAATGGTCAGATAATAACTCAAAACCTGACGATTTCCGCCGGAAATGGCAATGGAAACCAGCCCAAATGTGATTCCGTTACATGTTACAAATCTAACTCAGATGCTATCTCTAGTGATGATAGTTTATCTATCCCCAGTATTATCAACGATGGCTCAACGACTACTTTGCCAACAAATTTGAATGGTGATTATTTTATTCAATCTCAGCAAGTGAATATGCTGACAAACTATACAGTTTCAGGCCCAACAAGAATCTTTATTGAGTCAGGAATTGTAGGCCTAGATGCAAATTTAACAATTACAGGTAGAGTTAACAACAATGGTTCACCGAGTGATTTACTCATTTATATCAAGGGTAATTTATCAACGGCATCAAATGCAAAGGTTTTTGGTTATGTGTATTTATCAAACTATGCAGTACTGGGTAGTAAAACTAAAATAACCGGTGCGCTAACTACGGGTGGAGGAGCAGATTTAGGAAATCAATCGGTTGTTAATTATATCACGCCACCTGATTTATTATCTGGTGTGTGCGGTAATACATTTACTGAATATAGATTTGATGAAACTAATTTTTCTGGTGTTGATGCAATTTTAGATAGCTCTGGTAATAACTTGCACGCGACAGCAACCAATGTTCAGCCAGTTGATGGTTTGTTATGTAATGCTGCGGACTTTAGTGCAAACTCAATAAATGACTATATAACACTTAATCCATCGGCAATGAATGGCTTGAGTGACTTTAGCGTTGTTATTTGGGGTAAAAGCAACTCAAGTCAAGATAGTAGTATTTTATCTGGAGCCCGAGATTCCAGCGCTCAAGGTACTAATGAAGCCGTATTCTATTTTGATAATAATAATGAATTTTGGCCATCTATAACAACATCATTTTTTGATACGGGTACACAGCTAGGTTCGACTGTTAATATGAATAATGGAGATTGGCATCAATTAGTATGGACGAGAAAGGCAAATACTGCGCAAAGTTGTTTTTATTTTGATGGCGTGAACCAGGGGTGTGTGACACATTCTGATGGTGACGATAATGATGCTTTGCAAATAGCCAGCCTTATACTAGGTCAAGAGCAGGATGACTTTGAAGGGGGCTTTGATTTAAATCAAGATTGGGAAGGTTTATTAGATGAATTAATTATTTTTGATTCAGTACTCACAACAACACAAATAAACGATATTAAAACGAATATTGAAGCAGGCAATAATTGGAATGGCTCGACACGCTCTTGTGGCTCATTACCAGTTGCAGAATATAGATTTGATGAATTAGATTGGAATGGTTCTGCTGGCGATGTTAAAGACTCCTCTGGAAATGACTTACATTTAACATCTTATAATGCCAGTACTGAAAATACTTCACCTGTTATATCTGGCACGCCTGGTTTTTGTCGTTATGGTGAATTTAATGGCATTAATAGTTATTTACAAATTACGACTCCAAGTAGTTTAGTGGGCTTTGCTGATGAATTTTCTGTCACAACATGGATTAATATTGATGCGATTCCTAGCTCTGGTTTAAAGTCGATTCTTTCAAAAGATTCTAACTATGAATTTCATGTAAATTCAAGCGGAGAAATTTTTTGGTGGTGGGGCGGCGGTTCTCGTTCTTTAACAACATCGGGCGCAAATATTACACCAGGGCAATGGCATCATCTTGCGATTGTGTATAAAAATGGTGAACAACATATATATGTTGATGGTGTTTCAAAAGCGACCAGAAATACCACTGGCACTTTAACTTTGGATAATGATCCATTGCAAATAGGACAAGACCAAGGTTTTCCTGGCCGATACTTTAATGGTTCAATTGATGAAATACGAATTTTTGATAAATACTTAACCCAAGCCGATGTTGCAGCTATTATGGCTGATACGCGTGATTGTGGTTCAGTGATTGATCATTATCGCATAGAGCATGATGGCGCAGGTTTAACATGTGAAGCTGAAACAATTACAATTAAAGCGTGTGAAGATTCAAGCTGTACTAATCTTTATGGTTCTAGTACTACATTAGATTTTAAAGCTGATGGTGTTACACAATCTACCCCTACTTTTTCAGGTTCAACTACAGTTAGTTTAAGTCAAACAACCATAGATACTTTAACTTTGTCTGTTGCTAATGAAACCGTCGCAGCGAGTAACCCACTTGTTTGCATCAATTCAGGAAGTGGTGCAGATTGTGATATTGCGTTTGCTGATGCTGGGTTTAAGTTTTTATATGGTGCTGCAAATACATCAACTATCCCAACACAAATAGCAGGTATTGATTTTAATACCCCTACAGACAAACTAAAGTTGCAAGCAGTAAAAGATGATAATGGTGTTTGCACTGGGCTATTTACTGGAAATGTTAATATTGATTTAGCACAGCAAAGCATTTTACCTGGAAATGCATCAACTTTAGAGTTTAAAGTTAATGATATTAATATAGGGAAAAATGATTCATCTTTAGTAAGTAATTATACAAATATTCAGCTTAATTTTGGAACTGATAGTATTGCTACTATTCCAACGCCTTTATATAAAGATGCAGGCCAAATAAAACTGCATGCAAAATATAATGTTGGTGGAGTATCATTGGTTGGAAGTACTGACAATGATTTTTGGGTGAGACCTGACAAGCTAATTGTAACCGCGAAAAATGAGATACCTCAAGAGTTAAATGGTAGTAGCGCATTGTCTAATATAGTACATACGGCAGGTGAAGATTTTACTTTAAATGTTTCTGCTGTTAACTCTGATGGTGATGCCACTCCAAATTACTCTCCTGGGCAAATAGAGTTTAAGTTAACGCGCACTGGGCCTACCTTAGGAATTGTAGAGGGAAGCCTTACATATGCTACGTCTAGTACTATTAATACTAAACTAGCAGCAAGTGCTCAATATCAAAATGTTAGTTTGACTAGTTTTTCTTTTGGTACGTCAACCTTTTCGGAAGCTAAATATAATGAAGTAGGTTTATTAAATTTAGATATTAGAGATAGTAATTATGGAGATGACTCGATATTAGTAGATGGAGATGCAATAAATATAGGTCGATTTATTCCTGATCATTTCACACGATTGACTTCTAAAACTAAGGTGAAATGTAGTAGCTTTAATTATATGGAACAGCCTTTCAAAGTAAATTACGATATTGCTGCAAGAAGTTTAAATGGGACTAATATTACACAAAACTATATAGGTGATTTTGCTAAAGGTGTTGTTTCGCTCCATATAGAAAATGAAGGAGCAAATTATAAAAATGCAGAATACTTTGGCAGCAGGTTATCAGTACAAGCACCTTCACCTACATGGGCGCTCGGGCATACTATTTTGACCGGAGATGATACTGCAACTTTAGCGAAAGCAGCCACACCTGATGGGCATTTTAATATGGCTGATATTATTATGACAATTATTGATAGTGATGGTGTGGAGTTTATAGCAGATGATTTAGACCAAAATCCGACTTTGCCTAATCCTAGTGTTTATACTGGTACGAAATTAGGCTCAACTATAGATTTGCGATATGGTCGTTTAATTTTAGAAAATAGTTATGGATCTGAGCTTGAGGATATTTTAGTCCCTCTGAAAGCTGAATACTGGGATTATATAACCAATGAATTTAAATATAATACATTGGATGGCTGTACTGGTTATTTGCAAGCGAACCTTAACCCTTTAGCTCCTAATGGTTCACATGTTGTTTTAGGAGTTGATGGCACTTTAACATCTGGAGGTTACCCTACTGGTTTTGGGCTTTCTTTAGAGAAGTCGAACGTAGTAAAAAGTGTAGAAGTTGAGTATAGTGTCCCGGCTTATTTACAATTTGATTGGAAAGGAGATAGCTCTCAGCTAAATCCTAGAGCTACTATTCAATTTGGTCGTTACAGAGGCAACGACCGCGTTATTTATTGGCGAGAACAGTAG
- a CDS encoding DMT family transporter, producing the protein MIKNQRHAIYFALAAVFLWSTVATAFKLALQQLSPLQLVFYASVFSWLFLLGCLTKNKQLAEILPTFRRNKALYIKLGSLNPFLYYLILFKAYDLLPAQQAQALNYTWAIALSLLAVPMLGQKLRKTDITALSFAYFGVLIISTKGQLTELNFQSPLGVGLALLSTVLWALYWIYSTKNKDKPILSLFICFSIGLPLIAAVVTWQNAWVIPNLKGTLAALYVGLFEMGITFVLWLIAMKKAENTAKVSNLIFISPFISLILINQLLGEEIHPATLVGLLFIVAGLMVQKLVK; encoded by the coding sequence ATGATTAAAAACCAGCGTCACGCTATTTATTTTGCTCTTGCAGCCGTTTTTTTATGGTCAACTGTTGCAACCGCTTTTAAACTGGCTTTACAACAGCTATCACCTTTACAGTTAGTTTTTTACGCTTCTGTTTTTAGTTGGTTATTTTTATTAGGCTGTTTAACTAAAAACAAGCAACTAGCTGAGATTTTGCCTACCTTTAGACGCAACAAAGCGCTCTACATTAAATTAGGTAGTTTAAATCCATTTTTATATTATTTAATTTTATTCAAAGCGTACGATTTATTACCGGCACAACAGGCTCAGGCACTAAATTACACTTGGGCAATTGCTTTGAGTTTGTTAGCTGTACCTATGCTTGGCCAAAAATTAAGAAAAACAGATATAACAGCATTAAGTTTCGCTTATTTTGGTGTTCTTATTATAAGTACTAAAGGCCAATTAACTGAGCTTAACTTTCAAAGCCCTTTAGGAGTAGGTCTTGCATTACTCAGTACCGTTTTGTGGGCATTGTACTGGATTTATAGTACAAAAAACAAAGACAAACCAATTTTAAGTTTATTTATTTGTTTTAGTATTGGCTTACCCTTGATTGCAGCAGTAGTTACCTGGCAAAACGCTTGGGTGATACCAAATTTAAAAGGTACTTTAGCCGCTTTATATGTTGGATTATTTGAAATGGGGATTACTTTTGTTTTATGGCTAATAGCCATGAAAAAAGCTGAAAATACAGCCAAGGTTAGCAATCTTATATTTATCTCGCCGTTTATATCATTAATTTTAATTAATCAATTGTTAGGAGAAGAAATTCACCCAGCGACTTTAGTGGGGTTATTATTTATCGTTGCCGGTTTAATGGTGCAAAAGTTAGTTAAATAG
- a CDS encoding choice-of-anchor B family protein, with the protein MYQKTLQTSLSFILITISSLSFAHIEHDKARYVSENGIDKGYCDKPFRACKTISYAVQQASKGDKVLVASGHYKLESESDVFYLQSQLVPVKAGFNRMDHFQIQSPINNPTFISNAPKSMHNALYKAGFTVVSDGKSNLNSAALKVKLNKLSQLSQIQNNQACQNGSAAGFECQNVDLISHIPLTSISGSPFSGSDIWGHVDLNNNTEYAIMGHTKGVTVFDLSVPSQPKQVGTITGIATSWRDIKVYQYFDDTLNAYQAFAYTTAESSDGIVIIDLNNLPNSVSKINQLNQKEQFIHNVYISNVDYGLGLALPGSEANVIALGGSKSGGAFRSYSLSDPTNIPISFENSQASRLDYTHDAASAFIKDERAQRDCGETSGKCTVLVDFNENEMRVWNISNSNETKLLSSITYNEVSDDNKYVHSGWFSEDNRYVYLHDEFDETRGSLNTTVRIFDLQNLTAPVQVASWKSNNPTIDHNGFARGNRYYMSNYERGLTILDISDPINPVEIGFFDTFPSSNNSSFNGAWGVYPFLPSGLILLSDINSGLYVLKDNTKQIANDRLSFDSAEFEVDNKGTIKIPVNREGNTQLAASIDFETLDGSAKAESDYTYKSGTLHWQAGDNSTQYISLEINKEFAGIQIKNDFFVRLLNSQTQSAIGEYGYIKVNLKGVAAVGNISLNQNEIRIAENQGELVLTFNRLGGDRGEITLDLDLSNNTDLKDDYAISHTQLTWADGETNSKEIIVTLVDDDLSEQDEIINISLLATDEDGAVQTNQLMITLLDDENNQAPIINISGIVSELPGRGTYYALPDISDPEGDELTFLWEQVSGPSIEFINPTQAAMNINVGDISGEFTIKLTVTDQRGASSSETVTMNITSETQPEPSKSNSSSGSTYILIFLMLCIGSMRQRYQRNSSNFNL; encoded by the coding sequence ATGTACCAGAAAACTTTACAAACCTCATTAAGTTTTATATTGATAACGATAAGTTCATTAAGCTTCGCCCATATTGAACATGATAAAGCCAGATATGTATCTGAAAATGGCATAGATAAAGGCTATTGCGATAAACCATTTCGTGCATGTAAAACGATTAGCTATGCTGTTCAACAAGCGAGTAAAGGCGATAAAGTACTTGTTGCCAGTGGACATTATAAACTTGAATCTGAATCTGATGTTTTTTATCTACAAAGTCAATTAGTACCAGTAAAAGCCGGCTTTAATCGTATGGATCACTTTCAAATACAAAGCCCAATAAACAATCCAACTTTTATCAGTAATGCGCCAAAGTCGATGCATAATGCATTATATAAGGCGGGGTTCACAGTCGTCAGTGATGGTAAATCAAACTTAAACTCAGCGGCATTAAAAGTAAAATTAAACAAATTAAGTCAATTATCACAAATACAAAATAATCAAGCTTGCCAAAATGGTTCAGCCGCAGGGTTTGAATGTCAAAATGTCGATTTAATATCCCATATTCCCTTAACCAGTATTTCAGGAAGTCCTTTTTCAGGCAGTGATATTTGGGGGCATGTTGATTTAAATAACAATACTGAATACGCCATTATGGGCCATACAAAAGGCGTAACAGTATTTGATTTAAGTGTACCAAGCCAACCTAAACAAGTAGGCACAATAACAGGTATTGCAACTAGCTGGCGTGATATAAAAGTTTATCAATATTTTGATGACACATTAAATGCCTACCAAGCATTTGCATACACTACCGCTGAATCCAGTGATGGTATCGTGATTATTGATTTAAATAACTTACCTAATTCGGTTTCTAAAATTAACCAGTTAAATCAAAAAGAACAGTTTATACATAACGTGTATATTTCAAATGTAGATTATGGTCTTGGCCTTGCGTTGCCAGGTAGTGAAGCAAATGTTATTGCATTAGGTGGTTCCAAGTCAGGTGGTGCATTTAGAAGTTATTCGCTATCAGATCCCACAAACATTCCGATCAGTTTTGAAAATTCACAAGCATCTCGCCTCGATTATACGCACGATGCTGCTTCTGCATTTATAAAAGATGAAAGAGCACAAAGAGACTGTGGTGAAACTTCTGGAAAGTGCACCGTATTAGTTGATTTTAATGAAAATGAAATGCGTGTTTGGAATATATCTAACAGTAACGAAACTAAATTATTATCAAGTATCACTTATAATGAAGTCAGTGATGATAATAAATACGTACATTCAGGCTGGTTTAGTGAGGATAATCGATATGTTTACTTACATGATGAATTTGATGAAACTCGCGGTTCACTTAATACGACTGTACGCATTTTTGACTTACAAAACTTAACTGCGCCAGTGCAAGTGGCAAGTTGGAAAAGCAACAACCCAACAATCGATCATAATGGTTTTGCCCGCGGAAACCGCTACTACATGTCTAACTATGAACGTGGTTTAACAATATTAGATATCAGTGATCCGATAAATCCAGTAGAAATTGGTTTTTTTGATACATTCCCTAGTTCAAATAACAGCAGCTTTAATGGTGCCTGGGGTGTTTATCCATTTTTACCATCGGGGTTAATTTTATTGAGCGATATCAATAGTGGCCTCTATGTACTTAAAGATAATACAAAGCAAATAGCCAACGATAGATTATCTTTCGATAGTGCCGAATTCGAAGTTGATAACAAAGGTACTATAAAAATACCCGTTAACAGAGAAGGTAATACCCAACTTGCTGCAAGCATCGATTTTGAAACCTTAGATGGTAGCGCAAAAGCGGAATCAGATTACACTTATAAGTCTGGTACCTTACATTGGCAAGCAGGTGATAACTCAACCCAATATATCTCCTTAGAGATCAATAAAGAGTTCGCGGGCATCCAAATTAAAAACGATTTCTTTGTTCGTTTATTAAATTCACAAACTCAAAGTGCTATTGGTGAATATGGTTATATAAAAGTTAACCTCAAAGGAGTAGCTGCTGTCGGTAATATTTCTTTAAATCAAAATGAAATAAGGATAGCTGAAAACCAAGGTGAACTCGTGCTTACCTTTAATCGTTTAGGTGGTGATAGGGGCGAAATTACACTTGATCTAGATTTATCAAATAACACTGATTTAAAAGATGATTACGCTATTAGCCATACACAATTAACTTGGGCTGATGGTGAAACAAATTCCAAAGAAATTATAGTAACTTTAGTGGACGATGATTTATCTGAGCAAGATGAAATCATAAATATATCACTGTTAGCGACTGATGAAGATGGCGCAGTACAAACAAACCAGCTAATGATCACTTTATTAGATGATGAAAATAATCAAGCGCCAATCATCAATATCTCAGGAATAGTGAGTGAGCTGCCAGGGCGAGGTACTTATTATGCGTTGCCTGATATCTCAGATCCTGAAGGTGATGAGCTCACTTTTTTATGGGAGCAAGTTTCAGGGCCGAGTATAGAGTTTATCAATCCAACACAAGCTGCTATGAATATAAATGTGGGAGACATATCGGGAGAGTTTACAATAAAGCTAACTGTAACAGATCAAAGAGGTGCTAGTAGTAGCGAAACGGTTACTATGAATATCACATCTGAAACGCAGCCTGAACCATCAAAATCGAACTCTTCTTCAGGTAGTACCTATATCCTAATCTTTTTAATGCTTTGTATTGGTAGCATGCGACAAAGATACCAAAGAAATAGCTCTAACTTTAACTTATAA